The Candidatus Koribacter versatilis Ellin345 genome has a segment encoding these proteins:
- a CDS encoding tetratricopeptide repeat protein, giving the protein MGRRSAVTDFRCRIAVSSCLVVWTLTSAAAAQNAARGPSNPHDTISVVQLRVPDKARDQFSKALSEFSRGHIEEALKRADAALAIAPRFPNALTLRGYIKLKQQQYESADLDFVRSIEIDPTFVLTFLYHGAALNRVGKYDEALINLNHYNDINATSWETHYEMSKSWMGKHDYEHTLTAINQASLLGADREVAPAVHFLRGRALAGLHQYAAARVELEASITPQTSAPMIALAREVLSSIDQETAVASK; this is encoded by the coding sequence ATGGGCAGACGCAGTGCAGTCACCGATTTTCGGTGCAGGATTGCTGTTTCCTCCTGCCTGGTTGTATGGACCTTAACCAGCGCCGCTGCGGCGCAAAACGCTGCCCGCGGACCGTCAAACCCGCACGACACGATTTCGGTTGTGCAACTCCGCGTGCCTGACAAAGCACGCGACCAGTTTTCAAAAGCACTCAGCGAGTTCAGCAGAGGACACATTGAGGAAGCCCTGAAGCGAGCAGACGCCGCGCTCGCCATCGCCCCACGATTTCCCAACGCGCTCACCCTGCGCGGATACATCAAGTTAAAACAGCAGCAATACGAATCCGCCGACTTGGACTTCGTGCGCTCCATTGAAATCGACCCAACGTTTGTACTGACGTTCCTCTATCACGGCGCTGCGCTGAATCGCGTTGGAAAGTACGACGAGGCGCTCATCAATCTGAACCACTACAACGACATCAACGCCACCTCGTGGGAGACGCATTACGAGATGTCGAAGTCGTGGATGGGCAAGCACGACTACGAGCACACGCTAACTGCGATCAATCAGGCGTCCCTGCTGGGCGCCGACCGCGAGGTAGCTCCGGCCGTTCATTTCCTCCGCGGGCGGGCACTCGCCGGACTCCATCAGTACGCTGCCGCTCGAGTGGAGTTGGAAGCGTCCATCACGCCGCAAACCAGCGCGCCGATGATTGCGCTCGCGCGCGAAGTCTTAAGCAGCATTGATCAGGAGACGGCGGTGGCGTCGAAATAG
- a CDS encoding 30S ribosomal protein S1, with protein sequence MSDSDNFSDILKQYDHARNSKGQIEGTVVSVNDEFVFVDIGYKTEGTLPVSVFTKPVNPGDKLLVSIAGRDPEGGYYLLSRTRVQIPTDWSALEKAFADEATIMGTVTGVIKGGVTVDVGVRAFMPASRTGTRDAAEMEKLVGSEIRCRITKIDVADEDVVVDRRAVLEEETRAQEGRRYEELQEGATVHGTVRSLADYGAFVDIGGVDALLHVAEISWSRVNSPADVLTVGQEVEAKVIKVDPEKRRISLSMKQLQPHPWDSVPSKYKVGDRVRGTVSRLMDFGAFVELEPGIEGMIHVSEMSWAKKVRKPSDLLKTGDSVEAVILGINPAEKRIALGLKQALGDPWKDASQKFAAGTVIEGPVTSVQKFGAFVQLTEGVEGMVHVSELSDKRVDHPQDVVKLGQRVQAMVLAIDPEKRQIKLSMKQLIPTGLDEYIAEHKLGDIVSGRVLEVNGERGRAELGQGIQAEAKFTQKAAQPAAAATAKADLSSLTSMLQNKWKSGASASSKSEDLRAGQIRSFKITRLDADAKKIEVELE encoded by the coding sequence ATGTCTGATTCCGATAACTTCAGCGACATCCTCAAGCAATACGACCACGCGCGTAACAGCAAAGGCCAAATCGAAGGCACCGTCGTCTCGGTCAACGATGAATTTGTTTTCGTGGACATCGGTTACAAGACCGAAGGCACCCTGCCAGTCTCGGTTTTCACCAAGCCCGTAAATCCCGGCGACAAGCTTCTGGTTTCCATCGCCGGACGCGATCCGGAGGGCGGCTATTATCTGCTCTCGCGCACCCGGGTGCAGATTCCCACCGACTGGTCCGCGCTTGAGAAGGCCTTCGCTGACGAAGCCACCATCATGGGCACCGTAACCGGCGTTATAAAAGGCGGCGTGACCGTTGACGTGGGCGTACGTGCATTCATGCCCGCCTCGCGTACCGGCACCCGCGATGCCGCCGAGATGGAAAAGCTCGTCGGCAGTGAAATTCGTTGCCGCATCACCAAGATCGATGTAGCCGATGAAGACGTTGTTGTTGACCGTCGCGCCGTTCTTGAAGAAGAAACCCGCGCGCAGGAAGGCCGACGCTACGAAGAGTTGCAGGAAGGCGCGACTGTTCACGGCACCGTCCGAAGCCTCGCCGATTACGGCGCGTTCGTAGACATTGGCGGCGTGGATGCCCTTCTGCACGTGGCTGAAATCTCGTGGTCGCGCGTCAACAGCCCGGCTGATGTCCTGACCGTTGGCCAGGAAGTCGAAGCCAAGGTCATAAAAGTCGACCCCGAAAAGCGGCGCATTTCACTGAGCATGAAACAGCTTCAGCCGCATCCGTGGGACTCAGTGCCGTCGAAATACAAAGTCGGCGACCGCGTGCGCGGAACGGTCTCTCGCCTGATGGATTTCGGCGCATTCGTTGAGCTTGAGCCCGGTATCGAGGGAATGATTCACGTCTCCGAAATGTCATGGGCGAAAAAGGTCCGCAAGCCCAGCGATCTCCTGAAAACTGGCGACAGCGTCGAAGCTGTCATCCTCGGCATCAATCCGGCAGAAAAGCGCATTGCTCTCGGACTGAAGCAGGCGCTCGGCGATCCCTGGAAAGACGCGTCACAGAAGTTCGCCGCCGGAACCGTAATTGAAGGCCCAGTCACCAGCGTTCAAAAGTTCGGCGCATTCGTGCAGTTGACCGAAGGCGTGGAAGGCATGGTGCACGTCAGTGAACTCAGCGACAAGCGCGTAGATCATCCGCAAGATGTCGTGAAGCTCGGCCAGCGCGTGCAGGCGATGGTCCTAGCGATCGATCCCGAGAAGCGCCAGATCAAGCTGAGCATGAAGCAGCTCATCCCCACCGGCCTCGACGAATACATCGCCGAGCACAAACTTGGCGACATCGTGAGCGGACGTGTGCTCGAGGTCAATGGCGAGCGCGGACGCGCGGAACTCGGCCAAGGCATCCAGGCCGAAGCCAAGTTCACGCAAAAGGCAGCTCAACCCGCAGCGGCGGCCACCGCGAAAGCCGATCTCTCTTCCCTTACCTCCATGCTTCAAAACAAGTGGAAGAGCGGTGCGTCCGCGAGTTCGAAGTCTGAAGATCTCCGTGCCGGCCAAATCCGCAGCTTCAAAATTACGCGCCTCGACGCCGACGCAAAGAAGATCGAAGTCGAACTCGAGTAA
- the guaA gene encoding glutamine-hydrolyzing GMP synthase has protein sequence MDTQSIVILDFGSQYTQLIARRIREQNVFSVVLPCTAKLDEIQKYNPAAIILSGGPSSVYDADAPPADPQVLHQGLPVLGICYGLHWMTHNLGGNVRPGAKREYGHAEVEIVKDSPLFAHLTGPLQVWMSHGDEADKLPDGFTLFAQSPNALAGMHNLEKNWYAIQFHPEVHHTRQGTEILRNFLFEIVKIKPNWTPARFIDETVESIRKQVGDGHVICGLSGGVDSSVAATLVHRAIGKQLTCIFVNNGVLRMNEFESVQTNLRDKLGLNIVGVDATDRFLGKLAGVTEPEKKRKIIGNEFIAVFEEEAHRIEQESGKVDWLVQGTLYPDVIESQSVRGPSQVIKSHHNVGGLPEKMKLKLIEPLRDLFKDEVRRIGRDLGMPEDVLNRQPFPGPGLAVRILGEVTADRVALLQKADHIVVSEIKRAGLYNKIWQSFAVLLPVMSVGVMGDQRTYAYTCAIRSVHSEDGMTADWVPLPYDVLKAMSNRIVNEVKGINRVVYDITSKPPGTIEWE, from the coding sequence GTGGACACCCAATCAATCGTCATCCTCGACTTCGGTTCGCAATATACCCAGCTGATTGCGCGCCGCATCCGTGAACAGAACGTCTTCTCGGTTGTCCTTCCGTGCACCGCTAAGCTCGACGAAATCCAGAAATACAATCCTGCCGCGATCATTCTCTCGGGCGGACCTTCGTCGGTTTACGACGCCGATGCGCCGCCGGCCGATCCGCAGGTGCTGCACCAGGGCCTGCCAGTGCTCGGCATCTGCTACGGCCTGCACTGGATGACCCATAATCTCGGCGGCAACGTGCGTCCGGGCGCGAAGCGCGAGTACGGCCACGCCGAAGTCGAGATCGTCAAAGACTCGCCGCTCTTCGCGCACCTCACCGGACCGCTACAGGTCTGGATGTCGCACGGGGATGAGGCCGACAAACTTCCAGATGGCTTCACGCTCTTTGCGCAGTCTCCGAACGCTCTCGCCGGAATGCATAATCTCGAAAAGAACTGGTACGCGATCCAGTTCCATCCGGAAGTTCACCACACCCGGCAGGGAACTGAGATCCTTCGCAACTTCCTCTTCGAGATCGTCAAGATCAAGCCTAACTGGACGCCCGCGCGCTTCATCGACGAAACCGTCGAGTCCATCCGCAAACAAGTGGGCGATGGCCACGTGATTTGCGGCCTCTCCGGCGGCGTTGATTCTTCGGTCGCCGCAACCCTCGTCCATCGCGCCATCGGCAAGCAGCTCACCTGCATCTTCGTGAACAACGGCGTGCTGCGCATGAACGAGTTCGAGAGCGTGCAGACCAACCTGCGCGACAAACTTGGCCTCAACATCGTCGGCGTGGATGCCACCGATCGTTTCCTCGGTAAACTCGCCGGCGTCACTGAGCCGGAGAAGAAGCGCAAGATCATCGGCAACGAATTCATCGCGGTCTTCGAAGAAGAAGCGCACCGCATCGAACAAGAAAGCGGCAAGGTCGACTGGCTCGTGCAAGGCACGCTCTATCCCGATGTCATCGAGTCACAGTCGGTGCGTGGCCCGTCGCAGGTTATCAAGAGCCACCACAACGTCGGCGGCTTGCCGGAGAAAATGAAGCTCAAGCTGATCGAGCCATTGCGCGATCTGTTCAAAGACGAAGTGCGCCGCATTGGCCGCGACCTCGGCATGCCGGAAGACGTGCTCAATCGCCAGCCCTTTCCTGGTCCCGGACTTGCGGTTCGCATCCTCGGCGAAGTCACCGCCGACCGGGTTGCGCTTCTGCAGAAGGCGGACCACATCGTGGTCAGCGAGATCAAGCGTGCCGGACTCTACAACAAAATCTGGCAGTCATTCGCGGTGCTGCTTCCAGTGATGTCCGTGGGCGTGATGGGCGACCAACGAACATACGCGTACACCTGCGCGATTCGCAGCGTTCACTCGGAAGACGGCATGACTGCCGATTGGGTCCCGCTCCCGTACGACGTGCTGAAGGCGATGAGCAATCGCATCGTCAACGAGGTGAAGGGAATCAACCGCGTGGTTTACGACATCACGTCGAAACCGCCGGGAACGATTGAGTGGGAGTAG